Proteins encoded together in one Ferroglobus placidus DSM 10642 window:
- a CDS encoding diacylglycerol kinase family protein, whose product MKLGVVVNPYAGKGVDERLVRKVVEKLGEVKLVAQEELGEVYFKEAEVVRIRRTFTGEDTKEIVKLMDGKVDLIVVFGGDGTASDAASAKPKTPLLCIGTGTTNVGKLITPPDFDPERLKVVELDALRVIETDRLAFNDVVAGNTILATINGKVTQIDAERFMKGEKVRAEPKKFRGKIKAGGKIIEGVFGNVFVNLTSKEFLGKGSAGGLAMAAFVGFPAVVSSVNEPLVVAEYTKEKLREVEPIVTQTVSLDYNEKVTIEANTVISADGNPQTYGKATVEVLEKAVRVLKEKRKKF is encoded by the coding sequence ATGAAGCTCGGAGTTGTCGTTAATCCTTATGCTGGAAAAGGAGTTGACGAGCGTCTCGTGAGAAAGGTCGTGGAAAAACTCGGAGAGGTTAAGCTTGTGGCTCAGGAAGAGCTTGGAGAGGTTTATTTTAAGGAGGCTGAGGTCGTAAGAATAAGGAGGACTTTCACCGGAGAGGACACGAAGGAGATCGTGAAGTTGATGGATGGAAAAGTCGATTTGATAGTAGTTTTCGGAGGAGACGGAACTGCAAGCGACGCAGCTTCTGCGAAACCCAAAACGCCGCTTTTGTGCATTGGAACGGGAACGACAAACGTGGGAAAGCTCATAACACCTCCGGACTTCGATCCGGAGAGGCTTAAAGTTGTTGAGCTCGACGCTTTAAGGGTTATCGAAACGGACAGGCTCGCTTTTAACGACGTTGTTGCCGGAAACACAATTTTAGCAACGATTAATGGAAAAGTGACTCAGATAGATGCCGAAAGGTTCATGAAGGGTGAGAAAGTTCGTGCGGAGCCGAAGAAGTTCAGGGGAAAGATTAAAGCCGGTGGGAAGATAATTGAAGGAGTTTTCGGAAACGTATTCGTGAATTTAACTTCAAAAGAGTTTCTCGGAAAAGGTTCAGCCGGCGGATTGGCTATGGCAGCCTTCGTAGGATTTCCGGCGGTAGTTTCTTCCGTTAACGAGCCTCTCGTTGTTGCTGAATACACAAAGGAAAAGCTCAGAGAAGTTGAGCCGATAGTAACTCAAACTGTAAGCTTGGATTACAACGAGAAAGTTACGATAGAAGCTAACACAGTAATCTCAGCAGACGGAAATCCACAAACTTACGGAAAGGCAACTGTGGAGGTTCTGGAGAAAGCCGTTAGGGTTTTAAAGGAGAAAAGGAAAAAATTTTAA
- a CDS encoding undecaprenyl-diphosphate phosphatase, with amino-acid sequence MSNINNFTVIMLAIIQGVAEWLPVSSEGLSILLMVNILKVNFSEAFSYAIFLHLGTMLAVLAKFRRDFLDLLSIRSPILKQVLLATIFTASSAVPLMLLVRGVDGTLANMLIGFLLIATGILLRLPKEGYKKAESLSLKESAALGFVQGFAILPGISRSGATISFLLLRKVKEEDALKLSFIISVPAVAGAVLLSGFPKNFSIDVALTLTLTTFLVGYGMIDLLLKFASKVSFSSFCMALGVTAVALTFIVL; translated from the coding sequence ATGAGCAATATCAATAACTTCACCGTGATAATGCTTGCGATAATCCAAGGAGTTGCCGAGTGGCTTCCAGTAAGTAGCGAAGGCTTATCAATCCTTCTCATGGTGAACATACTCAAAGTTAATTTTTCAGAAGCTTTCAGCTATGCAATATTCCTCCACCTCGGAACGATGCTTGCGGTTCTTGCAAAATTTAGAAGAGACTTCTTAGACCTTTTAAGTATTCGATCTCCTATCTTAAAGCAGGTTTTGCTTGCGACGATTTTCACCGCTTCAAGTGCTGTTCCTCTAATGCTCTTAGTGAGGGGTGTCGATGGCACATTAGCAAATATGCTGATAGGATTTCTGCTTATTGCCACTGGAATTCTTTTAAGACTGCCCAAGGAGGGATACAAGAAAGCGGAAAGTTTATCGCTTAAAGAAAGTGCTGCTTTAGGATTTGTTCAGGGATTTGCAATTCTTCCGGGAATTTCGAGATCTGGTGCTACAATCAGCTTTCTTCTTCTGAGAAAGGTGAAAGAAGAGGACGCCCTAAAACTTTCATTTATAATAAGCGTCCCGGCTGTAGCTGGAGCTGTGCTTTTGAGTGGATTTCCAAAGAATTTTTCCATCGACGTAGCCCTTACCCTCACCTTAACAACATTCCTTGTTGGTTACGGAATGATCGATCTCCTTTTGAAATTTGCAAGTAAGGTTAGCTTTTCGAGTTTCTGTATGGCCCTCGGAGTTACGGCAGTTGCCCTAACTTTTATCGTTCTGTGA
- a CDS encoding triphosphoribosyl-dephospho-CoA synthase has protein sequence METKAALSASIALALEVLATPKSGNVDRFHDFEDLKLHDFVISSICSLPSFLKLARGEIGVGEAIYQAINESVKFHGEKNVHFGAFLLLCPLVSSHGDVKKAVENVKNSDWKQSLYVYKAFKLVNPRVLSSKELDLREDETEKEIVEKKLSLYEWMKKAPEENIVAKELTNGYKLSTECKNRILYWSEKFSLEKAIVLAYHEILSKVPDPLIIAKHGKSLAEKITEEAKLRLKDFKELGNFSIFMEFDEKLIERKINPGSVADIVAAGIYLALMEGVRIA, from the coding sequence ATGGAGACTAAAGCTGCTCTCTCAGCTTCGATAGCGTTAGCATTGGAAGTCCTCGCAACTCCGAAATCGGGAAACGTGGACAGATTTCACGATTTTGAAGATTTAAAGCTCCACGATTTCGTAATCTCCTCCATTTGCTCGCTCCCATCTTTCCTGAAGCTTGCGAGGGGAGAAATAGGAGTGGGAGAAGCTATATACCAAGCAATAAACGAGAGCGTAAAGTTTCACGGAGAGAAAAACGTTCACTTTGGAGCTTTTCTGCTTTTATGTCCCCTCGTCTCATCCCACGGAGACGTAAAGAAAGCGGTCGAAAACGTAAAAAATTCGGACTGGAAGCAGAGCTTGTACGTTTACAAAGCTTTCAAGCTCGTTAACCCGAGGGTTTTATCATCTAAAGAGCTCGACTTGAGGGAAGACGAGACAGAGAAGGAGATAGTGGAGAAGAAGCTTTCACTTTACGAGTGGATGAAAAAAGCACCGGAAGAGAACATCGTGGCTAAGGAGCTCACGAACGGCTATAAGCTTTCTACGGAGTGCAAAAACAGAATACTCTACTGGAGCGAAAAATTCAGCCTCGAAAAGGCTATAGTTTTAGCCTACCACGAAATACTGTCAAAAGTTCCGGATCCGCTTATAATAGCGAAACACGGGAAATCTTTGGCTGAAAAGATTACGGAGGAGGCGAAACTCCGTCTTAAGGATTTTAAAGAGCTCGGAAATTTTTCGATTTTCATGGAATTCGATGAAAAGCTGATAGAGAGAAAAATAAATCCGGGAAGCGTAGCAGATATCGTAGCAGCTGGCATATACCTTGCGTTAATGGAGGGTGTGAGGATTGCTTGA
- a CDS encoding UbiA-like polyprenyltransferase has product MATLRDYLDFIKIEHTLFALPFAYLGAILASGGKIPLEKFVLITTAFTGLRTAAMSFNRIIDREIDALNPRTRNRHIPAGIISVGEAYAIAAFALAAYFISAYFLNWLAFVLSPIPAIVAYIYPYLKRLSCISHYILGLNLSFAPMGGWIAVTGSFNIFGEAALPFLIGVAVMFWVAGFDIIYALQDLEFDRKYGLHSIPAHFGVKAAKIISTLNHVVFLLLLFVAFYKYFDFGIYVKLSLAAIAFLIAFQHLIIEIDESKLEISFFHANALISFFLLLFTIAEVLS; this is encoded by the coding sequence ATGGCAACTCTCAGAGATTACCTCGACTTCATTAAAATAGAGCACACCTTATTTGCTTTACCTTTCGCTTATCTCGGTGCGATACTCGCAAGCGGAGGGAAAATTCCTCTGGAGAAGTTCGTTTTAATCACAACGGCTTTCACCGGATTGAGAACTGCCGCCATGTCTTTTAACAGAATAATTGACAGGGAAATCGACGCTTTAAACCCGAGAACGAGGAACAGGCACATTCCGGCTGGAATAATAAGCGTTGGTGAAGCTTACGCCATAGCCGCATTTGCTCTCGCAGCATACTTTATTTCCGCATACTTTCTGAACTGGCTCGCTTTCGTACTTTCTCCAATTCCAGCGATTGTCGCTTACATCTATCCTTACTTAAAAAGGCTCTCCTGCATATCCCATTACATCCTCGGTTTAAACCTCTCTTTCGCTCCAATGGGTGGTTGGATAGCCGTAACTGGCTCTTTCAATATCTTTGGGGAAGCTGCTCTCCCGTTTTTAATAGGAGTGGCTGTGATGTTCTGGGTGGCTGGCTTCGATATAATTTACGCTCTCCAAGATTTGGAGTTTGATAGAAAATACGGTCTTCATTCCATTCCAGCCCATTTCGGAGTGAAAGCTGCCAAGATAATCTCGACTTTAAACCACGTTGTTTTCCTTCTCCTCCTCTTCGTAGCCTTTTACAAGTACTTCGACTTCGGAATTTATGTAAAGCTCTCTCTGGCAGCAATAGCTTTTTTAATAGCTTTTCAGCATCTCATAATAGAGATCGATGAAAGCAAGTTAGAAATCTCTTTTTTCCATGCAAACGCTCTTATAAGCTTCTTTTTGCTACTTTTTACGATCGCCGAAGTTCTGTCGTAA
- a CDS encoding DUF447 domain-containing protein: MLEELGLREGINEVIGITFGDWINTAPVGVVVRDKIFVRLYENHTKEFLKKSGKLYVNVVNDPIIFVKASFEDLSEEYFESLNPPILKNALSWLEFDARFEGSVAYLEFVRGGVVRREIRAVNRGFNAIIEALVYATRYVYFKKEEFKRKALEYRGLVEKCGGKKEREAFELMLGYLE; the protein is encoded by the coding sequence TTGCTTGAGGAGCTCGGATTGAGGGAAGGAATAAACGAAGTCATAGGGATAACCTTCGGAGATTGGATAAACACCGCTCCGGTAGGAGTCGTTGTCAGGGACAAGATTTTCGTCAGACTTTACGAGAATCACACGAAAGAGTTTTTGAAAAAGAGCGGAAAACTCTACGTGAACGTCGTAAACGATCCGATAATTTTTGTGAAAGCCTCGTTTGAAGATTTGAGCGAGGAATACTTCGAAAGCTTGAACCCCCCGATTTTGAAGAACGCTTTAAGCTGGTTGGAGTTCGATGCCAGGTTTGAAGGAAGCGTAGCTTACTTGGAATTCGTTAGGGGGGGAGTTGTTAGGAGAGAGATAAGGGCGGTGAACAGAGGGTTTAACGCCATAATAGAAGCTTTGGTTTACGCGACGAGATACGTTTACTTCAAAAAAGAGGAATTTAAAAGGAAAGCTTTGGAGTATCGGGGACTGGTTGAGAAGTGCGGCGGAAAAAAAGAAAGAGAAGCTTTTGAACTGATGCTGGGGTATTTGGAATGA
- a CDS encoding DUF1641 domain-containing protein translates to MEEDRLLLLVEKLSEEVEVEKLERLLYTLIKLVEDEKLTRALDLLESLIDGVTLLSEMYDENLQSRIENLIEAIAPCALNMDRKVGMITEAAAQALSESLNYDPVGLRDLLGALRDPNVQKTLGFLVKFAKEFGKRI, encoded by the coding sequence ATGGAAGAGGACAGACTTTTATTGCTCGTGGAAAAGCTTTCGGAAGAAGTGGAAGTTGAAAAGCTTGAAAGACTTTTGTACACGCTCATAAAACTGGTAGAGGACGAAAAACTCACGAGAGCTTTGGACCTCTTAGAAAGCCTCATCGACGGAGTAACTTTACTTTCAGAAATGTACGACGAGAATTTGCAGAGCAGAATCGAGAATTTGATAGAGGCCATAGCACCCTGCGCTTTGAACATGGATAGAAAAGTGGGGATGATAACTGAGGCTGCGGCTCAAGCTTTGAGCGAAAGTTTGAACTACGATCCCGTAGGGTTGAGAGACTTATTGGGCGCTTTGAGAGATCCGAACGTTCAGAAAACCCTCGGATTTTTGGTCAAATTCGCTAAGGAGTTCGGGAAGAGAATTTAA
- a CDS encoding metal-dependent phosphohydrolase: MSICKHEDSKKRDWLPSRNHLIKLHPHCKHCGVVRNSSADVGKGIGYFANSLSRLSEFLGRKGHKVSQAQIRMVILEFERKGLADKYSVPFSVQRWEFAKIVKKYICISEEIVLNFL, from the coding sequence ATGTCCATTTGCAAACACGAAGATTCGAAGAAGAGGGACTGGTTACCCTCCCGGAACCATCTCATCAAGCTGCATCCCCACTGCAAACATTGTGGGGTGGTTAGAAATTCGTCTGCAGATGTTGGGAAAGGTATCGGTTACTTCGCAAACTCCCTCAGCAGGTTGAGCGAGTTTTTAGGCAGGAAGGGTCATAAAGTTTCTCAAGCTCAGATTAGGATGGTGATTTTGGAGTTTGAAAGGAAAGGTCTGGCAGATAAATATTCTGTACCCTTTTCGGTTCAAAGGTGGGAATTTGCGAAGATAGTTAAGAAATACATCTGCATTTCAGAAGAAATCGTATTGAATTTCCTTTAA
- a CDS encoding VanZ family protein, with amino-acid sequence MQKKYIYGIFAIVYASAIFLLSSSSNPPNPISRENIVVIYDFLKEHGLGFLAVPFYFAFKYPDKFAHILLYVGFGFVLNPAVRDLIKFNPYVMTILIGTSYGIFDEIHQMFVPGRSSSVMDLFADMLGLILSQIFVMGFNKYKIWRLKEGGLDG; translated from the coding sequence ATGCAGAAAAAGTACATTTATGGAATTTTTGCGATAGTTTATGCTTCTGCAATATTTCTCCTATCCTCTTCCTCAAATCCTCCCAATCCGATTTCAAGAGAGAACATCGTAGTGATTTACGACTTTCTTAAAGAACACGGTTTGGGATTTTTAGCAGTTCCATTTTATTTCGCATTTAAGTATCCGGACAAATTTGCACACATTCTGCTTTATGTGGGATTTGGGTTTGTGTTGAATCCAGCTGTGAGAGATCTAATAAAATTCAATCCTTACGTTATGACGATCTTAATTGGTACAAGTTACGGAATCTTCGATGAGATTCATCAGATGTTTGTTCCCGGAAGATCTTCGAGTGTGATGGATTTGTTTGCCGATATGCTTGGACTAATTCTTTCTCAAATTTTTGTAATGGGATTCAATAAGTACAAAATTTGGAGGCTTAAGGAGGGAGGTTTAGATGGTTAA
- a CDS encoding WbqC family protein, which translates to MRKELNSMNISEFCENIAGSGKILGNDQRRNLKGLLEVSEKFHRDAKIPYKDNRIDKKILVIETGHQPLFLPYSGIWKKAFLAEFIEKELRNSDESSIAFFGFLDYDISSSKLLFQNRIPKMNKYGFLNIGLRRPNDSEIWKRFNELDKPSEEKWEKVVKDISRNYLSNIDVEEIVEELWISYDLSDNFADLNAISFARICRLIGLNIRFFRSSDVQNKKLFGKVWKEIIENVEAFNFFQNSAAENLNFSDLKASKNALPFWYHCECGGKVSIERKDNGFIGECNLCRKKVELEDLHEELENLSPKAIMRNVLFFEGMGTSVFITGSGGSLKYGLISNEISENFGFNIPKTIFWESMDVYLGKEHEAAVNSISKEFRLSEKDLWEKHVILNKVESRRRQIAAKINGTSDRKVRKKYLSQYKRTSSIISSASSVFTLKPSIVDVAANVGLNKLKTAWEVSLVKDGRITKNEIGEFYKVESVVFYDSPEILNIYRVFWDLEKENRRIDPLGILE; encoded by the coding sequence ATGAGGAAGGAGCTGAATAGTATGAATATTTCTGAGTTTTGCGAGAATATAGCTGGTAGTGGAAAAATTTTAGGTAACGACCAGAGAAGAAATTTAAAAGGATTGTTGGAGGTATCTGAAAAGTTCCATAGAGATGCGAAAATCCCCTATAAGGACAATAGAATAGACAAAAAGATTTTAGTGATAGAGACAGGACACCAACCCCTCTTCCTACCGTATTCGGGGATTTGGAAAAAAGCTTTTCTTGCAGAATTTATAGAAAAAGAACTTAGAAACTCTGATGAAAGCTCTATTGCTTTCTTTGGATTCCTTGATTACGACATATCCTCATCGAAGCTCTTGTTCCAGAACAGAATTCCAAAAATGAATAAATACGGATTTCTGAACATAGGTCTCAGAAGACCTAACGACTCCGAGATATGGAAGAGATTTAATGAACTTGATAAACCGTCAGAAGAAAAGTGGGAGAAGGTAGTGAAGGATATTTCAAGGAACTATCTTAGTAATATCGACGTTGAGGAAATTGTAGAGGAACTGTGGATTAGTTACGATCTTTCTGACAACTTTGCAGACTTGAATGCTATATCGTTTGCGAGGATATGCAGATTGATCGGTTTGAACATCAGGTTTTTCAGAAGTTCTGACGTGCAAAACAAAAAGCTGTTTGGTAAAGTTTGGAAAGAAATAATAGAGAACGTTGAGGCGTTTAATTTCTTCCAGAATTCTGCTGCAGAAAACCTAAACTTTTCAGATCTAAAAGCGAGCAAAAATGCCCTACCGTTCTGGTACCACTGTGAATGTGGGGGTAAAGTATCTATTGAAAGGAAAGATAATGGATTTATTGGGGAATGCAACCTTTGCAGAAAAAAGGTTGAGTTAGAAGATCTTCACGAAGAACTCGAAAACTTAAGTCCAAAAGCGATTATGAGGAATGTCCTGTTCTTTGAAGGAATGGGTACGTCTGTTTTTATTACTGGCTCTGGTGGAAGTTTGAAGTATGGACTAATATCAAATGAAATTTCTGAGAACTTCGGCTTTAATATTCCGAAAACGATTTTCTGGGAATCCATGGATGTTTACTTGGGGAAGGAGCATGAAGCAGCTGTTAATTCCATTTCCAAGGAATTCCGGTTATCTGAAAAAGATTTGTGGGAAAAACACGTAATTTTGAATAAAGTGGAAAGTAGGAGGAGACAGATTGCCGCAAAAATAAACGGAACGTCAGACAGAAAGGTTAGGAAAAAGTACTTGTCCCAATATAAGCGTACGAGCAGTATAATTTCATCGGCAAGCAGTGTTTTCACTCTAAAACCTTCAATCGTGGATGTTGCAGCAAATGTTGGCTTAAACAAGCTCAAAACCGCATGGGAAGTTTCGCTGGTTAAGGATGGTAGAATCACTAAAAATGAGATTGGAGAATTTTACAAAGTCGAATCGGTGGTTTTCTACGATTCACCGGAGATTCTGAACATTTACAGAGTTTTTTGGGATTTGGAGAAAGAAAATAGAAGGATAGACCCGCTCGGAATTTTAGAGTGA
- a CDS encoding DUF1616 domain-containing protein, whose protein sequence is MVNAVEVIINGARLLFGLIFVFFIPGYATMLAIFPKKDELSFAERIAFSGVISIVVVVLVAISIDIGFGAKTTPSNLFVSLLIFTILMITVWRVELVFINRKNEEGAE, encoded by the coding sequence ATGGTTAATGCTGTAGAAGTTATAATTAACGGGGCGAGGTTGTTATTCGGATTGATTTTCGTGTTTTTTATTCCGGGATATGCGACGATGTTGGCTATATTTCCAAAAAAAGATGAGTTGAGCTTTGCTGAAAGAATAGCGTTTTCCGGTGTTATCAGTATTGTTGTAGTGGTTTTAGTAGCTATTTCGATAGATATCGGATTTGGTGCAAAAACGACTCCTTCAAATCTTTTCGTATCTCTACTTATTTTTACGATTTTGATGATTACTGTCTGGAGAGTCGAGCTCGTCTTTATAAACAGAAAAAATGAGGAAGGAGCTGAATAG
- a CDS encoding DMT family transporter: MKRLYADAGLLLVALIWGATFPVVKLALNFISPFAFNAIRFVFTSLLFLPFLKRREASAGVKIGVASFLGYTFQTIGLELTTATNAGFITSTYIVFTPIIAAKLYGEKLTRVEALSVIVAFIGVYLLSGVSSFNTGDALILLCAIAFAFEIAMISEYSKKLQPLSLAGWQVLSIGLFSTFPALFFTEKLVLNDYVLLSLLITGLLATFVAKILQNYLQSYTKSVDAGIILSLEGVFSHVFSVIVLGETLSALQYLGAFLVFLAAILVSSQNDKS; this comes from the coding sequence GTGAAAAGACTCTACGCCGACGCCGGATTATTGCTTGTTGCGTTGATTTGGGGAGCGACTTTTCCTGTCGTTAAACTCGCGCTGAACTTCATCTCTCCTTTCGCTTTTAACGCAATCAGGTTCGTTTTTACTTCACTTCTCTTTCTGCCTTTCCTAAAAAGACGAGAAGCGAGTGCTGGTGTAAAAATCGGAGTAGCATCTTTTCTCGGATATACTTTCCAAACGATAGGGCTCGAACTCACCACTGCCACCAACGCCGGATTCATAACTTCTACTTACATAGTTTTCACGCCGATCATAGCAGCGAAACTTTACGGAGAAAAGCTCACGAGGGTGGAAGCTCTTTCTGTTATTGTCGCCTTCATCGGAGTTTACCTCCTTTCCGGGGTTTCTTCATTTAATACCGGAGATGCTCTCATCCTTCTGTGTGCGATAGCCTTTGCTTTCGAGATAGCCATGATATCCGAGTACTCCAAGAAGCTGCAACCGTTGAGCTTGGCTGGGTGGCAGGTGCTTTCGATAGGTTTATTTTCAACCTTTCCAGCTTTATTTTTTACAGAGAAACTTGTTTTGAACGACTATGTTCTTCTTTCCCTCCTTATAACGGGTCTTCTCGCGACATTTGTCGCCAAGATTCTTCAAAACTACCTCCAATCTTACACGAAGTCCGTGGATGCCGGGATAATACTTTCCCTCGAGGGAGTATTTTCTCACGTTTTTTCGGTGATCGTTCTCGGGGAAACCCTCTCCGCTCTTCAATACTTGGGAGCGTTTTTAGTGTTTTTAGCTGCAATTCTCGTATCTTCACAGAACGATAAAAGTTAG
- a CDS encoding MraY family glycosyltransferase, with the protein MEFLGTLIAAFGLAMLLIPLQIKKFKDRNRVVKDYYKNSAQYVPTSGGLSILLAFYAVVFLAMFGSFPFQISLPEAVSLFIISLYGLFGLIDDFVDIGRATKIVFPPLFTAPIAFVAATAWIPVVGEVSGYFLFIAAPIYVMVVANLVNMHSGFNGMAAGLTAILLAFLLVKTLITGRGSVLITSSMLGAVLGFLYYNWYPSKIFDGNVGAFAMGSTVGLSIILGGFYVSGFVMLFPHTLNFLLYVYWRIMRKMKPQDRRYEIVKFGRVRRDKTIEAPNPYTLKWVLPYYFKMTEKQVVLSMYGLTTIFCIIGLFIPY; encoded by the coding sequence ATGGAATTTTTAGGAACATTGATTGCGGCGTTTGGTTTAGCCATGCTGTTAATTCCTCTCCAAATTAAAAAATTCAAAGACAGAAACAGGGTTGTAAAAGACTACTACAAGAATAGTGCACAATACGTCCCAACTTCAGGTGGACTGTCGATACTTCTTGCATTCTATGCAGTAGTCTTTCTTGCAATGTTTGGGAGTTTCCCATTTCAGATATCCCTTCCAGAAGCAGTTTCGCTGTTCATAATTTCGCTCTACGGTCTATTCGGATTAATCGACGACTTTGTGGATATAGGTAGAGCAACGAAGATCGTTTTTCCCCCACTATTTACAGCTCCGATAGCTTTTGTGGCAGCTACCGCTTGGATTCCAGTGGTGGGGGAAGTAAGTGGTTACTTTCTCTTCATTGCCGCACCTATTTACGTTATGGTTGTTGCAAACCTCGTGAACATGCATTCTGGCTTTAACGGAATGGCTGCTGGATTGACGGCAATTTTACTTGCTTTTCTATTGGTTAAAACTCTGATTACTGGAAGGGGAAGCGTTTTGATAACCTCGTCGATGCTTGGAGCAGTACTCGGCTTCTTGTACTACAACTGGTATCCCTCGAAGATATTTGATGGAAACGTCGGAGCTTTTGCGATGGGTTCGACTGTTGGCTTGTCTATAATCCTCGGAGGATTTTACGTTTCTGGGTTCGTAATGCTTTTTCCCCACACACTGAACTTCCTCCTCTACGTTTACTGGAGAATAATGAGAAAGATGAAACCTCAAGATAGGAGATACGAGATCGTTAAGTTTGGAAGAGTGAGAAGAGACAAAACGATTGAAGCACCAAACCCATACACTCTCAAATGGGTTTTGCCGTATTACTTTAAAATGACGGAAAAACAAGTTGTTCTATCGATGTATGGGTTGACAACTATCTTTTGTATAATCGGTCTTTTTATTCCTTACTAG
- a CDS encoding MFS transporter: MRQLIYLAFICFILMFSVTMIYPVVKHYVMDKYEATVSQASMFVAVNLIAYAIFAPVWGSLSDKLGKRKVFITTGLLGNSAMLFLQAIAPNLSLLMLFRFVEGIFTVMVYSIAMTLVLDIARKEAYGRGMGVIGMGIATGTAFGAPFGGFLGSLNPVMPFYSASLLIFLAFVFALIILEDVEVESSKSVLEGIAVAKKRKELLIPYLFSFVDRFTAGFFISVFPIMLGTLYQMTPKEIGIYLSSFLMPFALLQYPGGFISDRFGRIKPLILGSIIYGICISSVGFLTPPAIAISMLVAGVAAAIILPASSALSGDLAPKDLKGAAIGGFNFSGSLGFALGPAVAGFIAEKYGFSQTFYIAGISVFMVTFAAVLLLRKWKINAF; encoded by the coding sequence ATGAGACAGCTTATCTACCTCGCTTTCATCTGCTTTATTTTAATGTTCAGTGTCACGATGATTTATCCGGTTGTGAAGCATTACGTGATGGACAAGTACGAAGCTACCGTCTCCCAGGCGAGCATGTTTGTTGCGGTGAATTTAATAGCCTATGCAATTTTCGCCCCAGTTTGGGGTTCTTTGTCGGACAAACTCGGAAAGAGGAAGGTTTTCATAACAACCGGGTTGCTTGGAAATTCGGCGATGCTTTTCCTTCAAGCTATAGCTCCAAATCTCTCCTTACTTATGCTTTTCAGGTTTGTCGAGGGAATATTCACTGTTATGGTTTACTCGATAGCGATGACTCTCGTTCTCGATATAGCGAGGAAAGAAGCTTACGGCAGAGGGATGGGTGTAATCGGAATGGGAATAGCTACTGGCACGGCATTCGGCGCTCCTTTCGGAGGCTTTCTCGGAAGCTTAAATCCAGTCATGCCGTTCTACTCAGCTTCTCTACTCATCTTCCTCGCTTTCGTCTTCGCTCTAATTATTCTCGAGGATGTAGAAGTTGAAAGTTCGAAATCGGTTCTTGAGGGGATAGCTGTTGCTAAAAAGAGAAAAGAGCTTCTAATTCCCTACCTCTTCTCCTTCGTCGACAGATTCACAGCTGGGTTTTTTATCAGCGTCTTTCCGATAATGCTCGGAACGCTCTATCAAATGACTCCGAAGGAGATAGGAATTTACCTCTCTTCATTCTTAATGCCCTTCGCACTCCTTCAGTATCCGGGCGGATTTATCAGTGACAGATTCGGTAGAATAAAACCGCTAATACTCGGAAGCATCATCTACGGAATCTGCATATCTTCGGTTGGATTTCTCACTCCACCGGCAATAGCAATCTCAATGCTCGTTGCCGGAGTTGCTGCAGCGATAATACTTCCGGCTTCATCAGCTTTAAGCGGAGATCTCGCTCCGAAGGATTTGAAAGGAGCAGCTATCGGAGGGTTCAACTTCAGCGGATCTTTAGGATTCGCTTTGGGTCCGGCAGTAGCCGGGTTTATTGCTGAAAAGTACGGCTTCTCTCAAACATTTTACATTGCCGGGATATCAGTGTTTATGGTAACCTTTGCAGCGGTCCTGTTGCTGAGAAAATGGAAGATTAACGCGTTTTAG